From a region of the Halolamina sp. CBA1230 genome:
- a CDS encoding ribonuclease R family protein: MSETDDAQAAAGTAEGQGPVLISEALDEALAEKRDELFEEFDLRDEFPPAVLREAERRVENVEQEIQDELDDRQDLRDLTAWTTDPADAQDFDDALSVEEYDDEYVLYVHIADVSHYVHPDSLMWEEAVERCNTVYFPGYTTHMLPPALAETVCSLVPEEDRLAHTVEMHLDKEELSFEEIEIYKSVINSDERLTYTQCERRLDEEDAALHEENKLAFDLADRMHEQRKADGSLVLNPRRDRAHTMIEECMLKANKAVTHTLMWDRGVEAMYRVHPQPTPDQWNEALKEIQELDGVSIPGEAFGDDPRKAVNAALEESPGRSLDKIQRAVLKVMPRAKYMNDPFGGHHALNFDIYGHFTSPIRRLSDLINHWIVHTNEVPEDLVELCDRASDKQKDGETAERLYKQFMQEQGLDPHAVNNRGVEVVEAEEADHDV, encoded by the coding sequence ATGAGCGAAACTGACGACGCCCAGGCCGCGGCCGGCACGGCCGAGGGGCAGGGACCCGTGCTGATCTCCGAAGCCCTCGACGAGGCGCTGGCCGAGAAACGCGACGAACTGTTCGAGGAGTTCGACCTCCGGGACGAGTTCCCACCCGCCGTCCTGCGGGAGGCCGAGCGCCGCGTCGAGAACGTCGAACAGGAGATCCAGGACGAACTCGACGACCGACAGGATCTCCGGGACCTCACGGCGTGGACCACCGACCCCGCCGACGCACAGGACTTCGACGACGCACTCTCCGTCGAGGAGTACGACGACGAGTACGTGCTCTACGTCCACATCGCGGACGTGAGCCACTACGTCCACCCGGACTCGCTGATGTGGGAGGAGGCCGTCGAGCGCTGTAACACCGTCTACTTCCCGGGGTACACCACCCACATGCTCCCGCCCGCGCTGGCGGAGACGGTCTGCTCGCTCGTCCCCGAGGAGGACCGCCTGGCCCACACCGTCGAGATGCATCTCGACAAGGAGGAGCTCTCCTTCGAGGAGATCGAGATCTACAAGTCGGTGATCAACTCCGACGAGCGCCTGACGTACACCCAGTGTGAGCGCCGCCTCGACGAGGAGGACGCGGCGCTGCACGAGGAGAACAAACTCGCGTTCGACCTCGCGGACCGCATGCACGAACAGCGGAAGGCGGACGGGTCGCTCGTGCTCAACCCCCGCCGGGACCGGGCACACACGATGATCGAGGAGTGCATGCTGAAGGCGAACAAGGCGGTGACGCACACGCTGATGTGGGACCGCGGCGTCGAGGCGATGTACCGTGTCCACCCCCAGCCGACGCCGGATCAGTGGAACGAGGCGCTGAAGGAGATCCAGGAGCTGGACGGCGTCTCCATCCCGGGCGAGGCGTTCGGGGACGATCCGCGGAAGGCGGTCAACGCCGCGCTGGAGGAGTCACCCGGCCGCTCGTTGGACAAGATCCAGCGCGCCGTGCTGAAGGTGATGCCCCGCGCGAAGTACATGAACGACCCGTTCGGCGGCCACCACGCGCTCAACTTCGACATCTACGGCCACTTCACCTCGCCGATCCGGCGGCTCTCGGACCTGATCAACCACTGGATCGTCCACACCAACGAGGTGCCCGAGGACCTGGTGGAGCTCTGTGACCGCGCCTCGGACAAGCAGAAGGACGGCGAGACGGCCGAACGGCTGTACAAGCAGTTCATGCAGGAGCAGGGGCTGGACCCGCACGCGGTGAACAATCGTGGTGTGGAGGTCGTTGAGGCTGAAGAAGCGGACCACGACGTCTAA
- a CDS encoding molybdopterin-dependent oxidoreductase: MRVGSRLRRLAPPPRAVDWAILVAVASAVATGLLAWTGWLPPAPLVDLHGIVGLTLAGLLAFKFARVARRVLDRGQWDRATPISVLLGVVAVSALVSGTFWGLGGNVPIGPWITLNAHVGLGLLAIPLLLLHLRARLRLPSRTDASRRSALRIGGLLVAGTLAWRVSEAVAAVRGVTIRETGSKPTGELYDTETEGGSFPVTSWVADDPDPIDRSDWSLTVAGLDGEEGELAYDDLLAAAGDERRATLDCTSGWYTIQHWQGVRVGDLLDEAGVDAGDEQARWVRFVSVTGYRWSLPIGEAREALLATAIDGSRLAHGHGGPARLVAPGRRGFQWVKWVERVELRRDPDPAQWVVTLISGFD, translated from the coding sequence ATGCGCGTCGGGAGCCGCCTTCGCCGCCTCGCGCCGCCGCCGCGAGCGGTGGACTGGGCGATCCTCGTCGCCGTCGCGAGCGCCGTCGCCACCGGGCTGCTCGCGTGGACCGGCTGGCTCCCGCCGGCGCCCCTGGTCGACCTCCACGGGATCGTCGGCCTCACACTCGCGGGCCTGCTCGCCTTCAAGTTCGCCCGCGTCGCCCGGCGCGTGCTCGACCGCGGGCAGTGGGACCGGGCGACGCCGATTTCGGTCCTCCTCGGCGTCGTCGCCGTCTCGGCGCTCGTCTCCGGGACGTTCTGGGGGCTGGGCGGCAACGTCCCCATCGGCCCGTGGATCACGCTGAACGCCCACGTCGGGCTGGGACTGCTCGCGATCCCGCTCCTCCTGCTCCATCTCCGTGCACGGCTCCGACTGCCGTCCAGAACCGACGCCTCGCGGCGCAGCGCGCTCCGGATCGGCGGCCTGCTCGTCGCCGGCACGCTCGCGTGGCGCGTGAGCGAGGCCGTCGCCGCCGTCCGGGGCGTGACGATCCGCGAAACCGGCTCGAAGCCCACTGGCGAACTGTACGATACCGAGACCGAAGGCGGCTCCTTCCCCGTCACCTCGTGGGTCGCCGACGACCCCGACCCGATCGATCGCTCGGACTGGTCGCTCACGGTCGCGGGGCTCGACGGCGAGGAGGGCGAACTGGCGTACGACGACCTGCTCGCTGCCGCCGGCGACGAGCGCCGCGCGACGCTCGACTGCACCAGCGGCTGGTACACGATCCAGCACTGGCAGGGGGTCCGCGTCGGCGACCTGCTCGACGAGGCCGGCGTCGACGCGGGGGACGAGCAAGCGCGCTGGGTCCGGTTCGTCAGCGTCACCGGCTACCGCTGGAGCCTCCCGATCGGCGAGGCCCGCGAGGCGCTGCTGGCGACTGCGATCGATGGCTCACGGCTCGCGCACGGCCACGGCGGGCCCGCACGGCTGGTCGCGCCCGGACGCCGCGGGTTCCAGTGGGTCAAGTGGGTCGAACGCGTCGAACTCCGGCGCGATCCCGACCCGGCGCAGTGGGTCGTCACCCTGATCTCCGGCTTCGACTGA
- the polX gene encoding DNA polymerase/3'-5' exonuclease PolX, with amino-acid sequence MPTNDELATLLEEMADLLEADDVEYKPTAYRRAAENVREYPEPVEELAAEGEDAVAEINRVGDAIAAKLVEYVETGEIDELEELREELPVDMAALTSVEGVGPKTVGTLYEELGITDLDELEDAARNGEIREVEGFGPKTEQNILDGIDFARQAHQRTLLGTGRPLGEAARDFLTGIDTVEEAELAGSNRRWKETIGDVDVLAASDDGEAVVGAFLDWEDSAETIESGPTKASLRTGDGVRVDLRVVDPSEFGAALQYFTGSRDHNIHLRNVAIDRDLKLNEYGCFDVSEVDNPDSGQRVGERVAGETEEGMYAALDLPLIPPELRENTGEIEAASDGNLPDLIEESDIRGDLHAHTEWSDGDATVEEMAFGAAAFGHDHLAITDHAEGPGVFGNTGLSPEEVREQADAVDEARDALDDAGHDLELLHGVETNIDADGGLSTPDDLLAELDVVVASPHAALDQDREDATERLLAAIQHPETDILGHPTGRLINERPGLSPDFERLAGAAADADTALELNASPSRLDLPDSAVRVAVEAGATIVIDTDAHRPGAFSEVRFGVHTARRGWAETDDVLTARDADGVRAFLDQ; translated from the coding sequence ATGCCCACCAACGACGAACTCGCGACACTGCTCGAAGAGATGGCCGACCTGCTGGAGGCCGACGACGTGGAGTACAAACCCACCGCCTACCGCCGCGCCGCGGAGAACGTCCGGGAGTACCCCGAACCCGTCGAGGAGCTGGCAGCGGAGGGGGAGGACGCCGTCGCGGAGATCAACCGTGTCGGCGACGCCATCGCTGCGAAGCTGGTCGAGTACGTCGAGACCGGCGAGATCGACGAACTCGAAGAACTCCGGGAGGAGCTCCCCGTCGACATGGCCGCGCTCACGAGCGTCGAGGGCGTCGGTCCCAAGACGGTCGGCACGCTGTACGAGGAACTGGGGATCACCGACCTCGACGAACTCGAGGACGCCGCGCGGAACGGCGAGATACGGGAAGTCGAGGGGTTCGGCCCCAAGACCGAGCAGAACATCCTCGACGGGATCGACTTCGCCCGACAGGCCCACCAGCGCACGCTGCTCGGCACGGGTCGCCCGCTGGGCGAGGCCGCCCGCGACTTCCTCACGGGCATCGATACCGTCGAGGAAGCCGAACTCGCGGGCTCGAACCGACGCTGGAAGGAGACGATCGGCGACGTGGACGTGCTCGCGGCCAGCGACGACGGCGAGGCGGTCGTCGGCGCCTTTCTCGACTGGGAGGACTCCGCGGAGACTATCGAGTCCGGACCCACCAAAGCCAGCCTCCGGACCGGCGACGGCGTCCGTGTCGACCTCCGGGTCGTCGACCCCTCGGAGTTCGGCGCGGCGCTGCAGTACTTCACCGGCAGCCGCGACCACAACATCCACCTCCGGAACGTCGCCATCGACCGTGACCTGAAACTGAACGAGTACGGCTGCTTCGACGTCTCCGAGGTCGATAACCCCGATTCGGGTCAGCGCGTCGGCGAACGCGTCGCCGGGGAGACTGAGGAGGGGATGTACGCCGCGCTGGACCTCCCCCTGATCCCGCCCGAGCTCCGGGAGAACACCGGCGAGATCGAGGCCGCCAGCGACGGGAACCTGCCGGATCTGATCGAGGAGTCCGACATCCGCGGCGACCTCCACGCCCACACGGAGTGGTCCGACGGCGACGCGACCGTCGAGGAGATGGCGTTCGGCGCCGCGGCGTTCGGCCATGACCACCTCGCGATCACCGACCACGCCGAGGGGCCGGGCGTGTTCGGCAACACCGGGCTCTCGCCCGAGGAGGTGCGCGAGCAGGCTGACGCCGTCGACGAGGCTCGCGACGCGCTCGACGACGCGGGGCACGACCTCGAACTGCTCCACGGCGTCGAGACCAACATCGATGCCGACGGCGGGCTCTCGACGCCGGACGATCTGCTCGCGGAGCTCGACGTCGTCGTCGCCTCGCCCCACGCCGCGCTGGATCAGGACCGCGAGGACGCCACCGAGCGACTCCTCGCCGCGATACAGCATCCCGAGACGGATATCCTCGGCCACCCGACCGGCCGACTCATCAACGAGCGCCCGGGGCTCTCGCCCGACTTCGAGCGACTGGCCGGGGCCGCAGCCGACGCCGACACCGCACTCGAACTCAACGCCAGCCCCAGCCGGCTCGATCTCCCGGACTCCGCAGTCCGAGTCGCGGTCGAGGCCGGCGCCACGATCGTGATCGACACTGACGCCCATCGACCGGGCGCGTTCTCGGAGGTCCGTTTCGGCGTCCACACCGCTCGCCGTGGCTGGGCCGAGACCGAC
- a CDS encoding cupin domain-containing protein, which yields MERVAVDDVDGRIGPAAMVRGLTEPLGLTDLAMNYYELDPGDSFAYAYHNHEIQEEVFYVIEGTATFETESGDVDVGPDEAVRFGREEFQRGWNRGDERVVAIALGAPLSYGESVTLRYCPECEGETDNDLGRADDEAAVVAHCGRCGVETGRWYRGSMAGEVP from the coding sequence ATGGAGCGTGTCGCAGTCGACGACGTCGACGGCCGGATCGGGCCCGCCGCGATGGTTCGAGGGCTCACGGAACCGCTCGGGCTGACTGATCTCGCGATGAACTACTACGAACTCGACCCGGGCGACTCCTTCGCGTACGCCTACCACAACCACGAGATCCAGGAGGAGGTGTTCTACGTGATCGAGGGCACCGCGACGTTCGAGACCGAATCCGGCGACGTCGACGTCGGTCCGGACGAGGCAGTCCGGTTCGGCCGCGAGGAGTTCCAGCGCGGCTGGAACCGCGGCGACGAGCGCGTGGTCGCCATCGCGCTCGGTGCGCCGCTTTCGTACGGCGAGTCGGTGACGCTGCGCTACTGTCCCGAGTGTGAGGGGGAGACCGACAACGATCTCGGCCGCGCGGACGACGAGGCGGCCGTGGTTGCGCACTGCGGACGCTGTGGTGTCGAAACTGGTCGCTGGTACCGTGGCTCGATGGCCGGCGAGGTTCCCTGA
- a CDS encoding RNA-binding protein: MEISSRHHLRSDAVSEVETALREGLGVELAADTYELVELEDSTFDVVLVDGEPDVLYYEGEPFLSVRGANRHPPEEGVVTVDAGAVSFVSNGADVMRPGITEADDDIEAGDLVVIVEESHGKALAVGRALVDGDEMAGDSGKVVESLHHVGDDVYEFSV; the protein is encoded by the coding sequence ATGGAGATCAGCTCCCGCCACCATCTCCGAAGCGACGCCGTGTCCGAGGTCGAGACCGCGCTGCGCGAGGGGTTGGGGGTCGAACTCGCCGCCGACACGTACGAACTGGTGGAACTCGAGGACTCCACGTTCGACGTCGTGCTGGTCGACGGCGAGCCGGACGTGCTGTACTACGAGGGCGAGCCGTTCCTCTCGGTCCGCGGGGCGAACCGTCACCCGCCCGAGGAGGGGGTCGTCACCGTCGACGCCGGCGCGGTGTCGTTCGTGAGCAACGGCGCCGACGTGATGCGCCCGGGGATCACCGAGGCCGACGACGACATCGAGGCGGGCGACCTCGTCGTGATCGTCGAGGAGAGCCACGGAAAGGCGCTGGCGGTCGGCCGCGCGCTCGTCGACGGCGACGAGATGGCCGGCGACAGCGGGAAGGTGGTCGAGTCGCTGCATCACGTCGGCGACGACGTGTACGAGTTCTCCGTGTAG
- a CDS encoding SDR family NAD(P)-dependent oxidoreductase → MPAAIVTGSSRGIGRGVAERYAADGYDVAVNYHTSEEAAEETADRVRAAGQEAIVVGADVSDPEAATRLVEETESAFGSVDQVVNNAGIDQHTFTEDLPPEDFDRVMDVNVNSAFNVTKAALPHLRESEDAPSIVNVSSILAFTGAPIEVHYAASKGALLSLTKSHARDFAPDIRVNAVAPGHIETDMVSDRTEAELAEEIAEIPVGRIGQVADIAGACAYLRDAGFVTGETLNVNGGELMR, encoded by the coding sequence GTGCCAGCAGCCATCGTCACCGGTTCGTCCAGGGGTATCGGTCGCGGCGTCGCCGAACGCTACGCCGCCGACGGCTACGACGTTGCGGTGAACTACCACACCAGCGAGGAGGCGGCCGAGGAGACCGCTGACCGCGTCCGTGCGGCCGGGCAGGAGGCGATCGTCGTCGGCGCTGACGTCTCGGACCCGGAGGCGGCGACGCGACTGGTCGAGGAGACCGAGTCGGCGTTCGGGAGCGTCGATCAGGTGGTCAACAACGCCGGGATCGACCAGCACACCTTCACCGAGGACCTTCCGCCGGAGGATTTCGATCGCGTGATGGACGTGAACGTCAACAGCGCGTTCAACGTCACGAAAGCGGCGCTGCCGCACCTGCGGGAGTCCGAGGACGCTCCGTCGATCGTGAACGTCTCGTCGATCCTCGCGTTCACGGGCGCGCCGATCGAGGTCCACTACGCCGCCTCGAAGGGGGCGCTGCTCTCGCTGACCAAGAGCCACGCGCGGGATTTCGCGCCGGATATCCGGGTGAACGCGGTCGCGCCGGGCCACATCGAGACGGACATGGTGAGCGACCGGACGGAGGCGGAGTTGGCCGAGGAGATCGCGGAGATCCCGGTCGGGCGGATCGGGCAGGTGGCGGATATCGCCGGAGCGTGTGCGTACCTGCGTGACGCGGGGTTCGTGACGGGGGAGACGTTGAACGTCAATGGCGGGGAGCTGATGCGGTGA
- a CDS encoding DUF5788 family protein has product MKEYERKQLLERVGREGATIGADIPEEIEVQGDTLELRQFVFEIKRRDTVPAEERERVDEAKKNLRRERNERLELIEEGEVSYERGEELARSIVGIDRALNALEQLEPVDLEGEAARKETADQKRWMNFLQQALGHDDDGSPRRSSL; this is encoded by the coding sequence GTGAAGGAGTACGAGCGCAAGCAACTGCTCGAACGGGTCGGCCGCGAGGGCGCCACGATCGGCGCCGACATCCCCGAGGAGATCGAGGTGCAGGGCGACACCCTCGAGCTCCGGCAGTTCGTCTTCGAGATCAAGCGCCGCGACACCGTCCCCGCCGAGGAGCGCGAGCGCGTCGACGAGGCGAAGAAGAACCTCCGACGCGAGCGCAACGAACGCCTCGAGCTGATCGAGGAGGGGGAGGTCAGCTACGAGCGCGGCGAGGAGCTCGCCCGCAGCATCGTCGGCATCGACCGCGCGCTGAACGCGCTCGAACAGCTCGAACCCGTCGACCTCGAGGGCGAAGCCGCCCGAAAGGAGACCGCCGACCAGAAGCGCTGGATGAACTTCCTCCAGCAGGCGCTCGGCCACGACGACGACGGCAGCCCGCGGCGGAGTTCGCTCTGA